In Lycium ferocissimum isolate CSIRO_LF1 unplaced genomic scaffold, AGI_CSIRO_Lferr_CH_V1 ctg285, whole genome shotgun sequence, a single genomic region encodes these proteins:
- the LOC132043814 gene encoding leucoanthocyanidin dioxygenase translates to MVSAVVPTPSRVESLAKSGIQAIPKEYVRPQEELNGMGNIFEEEKKGGPQVPTIDLKQIDSEDNEIRERCHQELKKAAMEWGVMHLVNHGISDEVIDRVKVAGGTFFDLPVEEKEKYANDQTSGNVQGYGSKLANSASGQLEWEDYFFHCVFPEDKHNLAIWPKTPTDYIPATSEYAKQIRNLATKILAVLSIGLGLEEGRLEKEVGGMEDLLLQMKINYYPKCPQPELALGVEAHTDVSALTFILHNMVPGLQLFYEGKWVTAKCVPNSIIMHIGDTLEILSNGKYKSILHRGVVNKEKVRISWAIFCEPPKDKIILKPLSETVTEADPPRFPPRTFAQHMAHKLFKKDDHDAAADHKVYKKDDQDSATEQKVFKKDDQDSTGKQKAVKKDNQDSASEQKAVKKDEQDAAAEHKVFEKDNQVIAAEESK, encoded by the exons ATGGTGAGTGCAGTTGTTCCAACCCCTTCAAGAGTTGAAAGCTTGGCTAAAAGTGGAATCCAGGCCATTCCTAAAGAGTATGTGAGGCCACAAGAAGAGTTAAATGGAATGGGAAACATCTTTGAGGAAGAGAAGAAAGGAGGACCTCAAGTACCGACGATTGATCTTAAACAAATCGACTCAGAAGACAATGAAATTCGCGAGAGATGCCACCAAGAGTTGAAGAAAGCAGCCATGGAATGGGGTGTGATGCACCTCGTAAACCATGGTATATCGGATGAGGTAATTGATCGTGTTAAGGTTGCCGGAGGTACCTTCTTTGATTTACCTGTTGAAGAAAAGGAGAAGTATGCTAATGATCAAACCTCTGGCAATGTCCAAGGCTATGGCAGCAAGCTAGCAAATAGTGCTTCTGGTCAGCTTGAGTGGGAGGATTATTTCTTCCATTGTGTTTTCCCCGAGGACAAGCACAACTTGGCCATCTGGCCTAAAACCCCTACCGACTACAT TCCAGCAACAAGTGAATATGCCAAGCAGATAAGGAATCTAGCAACAAAGATTTTAGCTGTGCTTTCTATTGGACTGGGACTGGAAGAAGGAAGACTAGAGAAGGAAGTTGGAGGCATGGAAGACCTGTTGCTTCAAATGAAGATTAACTACTACCCTAAATGCCCCCAACCAGAACTAGCACTTGGCGTCGAAGCTCATACTGATGTGAGTGCACTGACTTTCATCCTCCACAATATGGTGCCCGGCTTGCAACTCTTCTATGAAGGGAAGTGGGTAACTGCAAAGTGTGTGCCTAATTCCATAATCATGCACATTGGGGATACCCTTGAAATCCTAAGCAATGGAAAGTACAAGAGCATTCTTCACAGAGGGGTTGTAAACAAAGAGAAAGTAAGGATTTCATGGGCGATTTTCTGTGAGCCGCCAAAGGATAAGATCATCCTTAAGCCCCTATCTGAAACTGTCACCGAGGCTGATCCACCTAGATTCCCACCTCGCACCTTTGCACAGCATATGGCGCACAAGCTCTTCAAGAAGGATGATCACGATGCTGCTGCTGACCACAAAGTATATAAGAAGGATGATCAGGATTCTGCTACTGAACAGAAAGTCTTCAAGAAGGACGATCAGGATTCTACTGGTAAACAGAAAGCCGTCAAGAAGGACAATCAGGATTCTGCTTCTGAACAGAAAGCCGTCAAAAAGGATGAACAGGATGCCGCTGCTGAGCACAAAGTCTTCGAGAAGGATAATCAGGTTATTGCTGCTGAAGAATCTAAATAG
- the LOC132043815 gene encoding glyoxylate/hydroxypyruvate reductase HPR3, with protein sequence MASSDHQQLLLVHRFPRFKTLFVSKLRTRYRILDPLDESNPSFLPLSGSVRVMLCVGPTPVTSEILDKYPSLECVVGTSAGFDHFDLVELRRRGIRLTTAGDSFSDDVADLAVGMLIDLLRKVSGGDRFVRGGCWPVKGEFPLGSKVGGKRVGIVGLGSIGSRVGKRLEAFGCSIAYTSKRMKPSVPFPFHSNIHDLAINSDVLILCCSLTKETHRMVDKDLLTALGKDGIVINVGRGALVDEKELVQFLKRGEIGGAGLDVYENEPHVPEELFGLDNVVLSPHVAVLTPESFEALEELFTYNIEAFFSNKPLRAQIEYE encoded by the exons atggcttCTTCCGATCATCAGCAATTACTTCTCGTCCATCGTTTTCCTCGATTCAAAACCCTATTCGTATCCAAACTCCGTACCCGTTACCGAATTCTCGACCCGCTTGATGAATCCAACCCATCGTTTCTACCCCTTTCGGGTTCGGTTCGGGTCATGCTGTGTGTGGGTCCTACTCCTGTAACATCGGAAATACTTGATAAGTATCCTTCATTGGAGTGTGTTGTTGGTACTAGTGCTGGATTTGACCATTTTGACCTTGTTGAGTTACGCCGACGTGGCATCCGTTTAACTACTGCTGGTGATTCTTTCTCTGATGACGTGGCGGATCTTGCTGTTGGGATGTTGATTGATTTGCTACGAAAGGTCTCTGGTGGTGATAGGTTTGTACGTGGTGGTTGTTGGCCTGTTAAAGGAGAATTTCCCCTTGGTTCTAAG gTTGGTGGAAAACGAGTGGGCATTGTAGGTTTAGGGAGCATTGGTTCAAGGGTCGGGAAGAGACTTGAGGCCTTTGGCTGCAGCATCGCATACACCTCAAAGAGGATGAAGCCTAGTGTTCcgtttcctttccattctaataTTCATGATCTTGCAATTAACAGTGATGTTCTAATTCTTTGTTGTTCTTTAACAAAAGAAACACACCGCATGGTTGACAAAGACTTGCTGACTGCCCTCGGGAAGGACGGTATTGTCATAAATGTTGGACGAGGGGCGCTCGTTGATGAGAAGGAACTGGTTCAGTTTCTGAAGAGAGGTGAGATTGGTGGTGCTGGTCTTGATGTTTATGAAAACGAACCCCATGTGCCAGAGGAATTGTTTGGATTGGATAATGTCGTGCTGTCTCCACATGTTGCTGTTTTAACTCCAGAGTCTTTTGAAGCACTTGAAGAGCTATTCACTTACAACATAGAagcttttttttcaaataaaccCTTGCGGGCTcaaattgaatatgaatga